Within Sorghum bicolor cultivar BTx623 chromosome 2, Sorghum_bicolor_NCBIv3, whole genome shotgun sequence, the genomic segment TTATCAGTGTCCTCATTATTGACTTACTATTGGGCATCAACCTACCTGTCATTTTTCATTGATAAATATTGTAGGAGCTTCTACTGATTTTGGTTGTCCCTTATAGTAGAAGATGTAAAGTATTTTTTTCCAAGGTAGATTAGTTAAGGCGTGTTTGCATGAGGACCATCTTGTTTTCCCTTGAATGCTTGTTCTTTCAAGAATATCTAGGATTGTAGGTCATCTTTGGACTATTACCAGTTGGATTTGCTCCAAATGTTTTGCCCATTTTGTCATTTTTGCTGTCTGATTCTGAAGAACTCTGTTTAGGATATTTGGCTCACAAACCTACTTGATATTGAATTCATCCAAATTTTGTGGTAGCTAACCCTCAATCTTGTTAGCATTTATGTGCATGCTTCCATTTAGCGAAGCACTGAACCATGTACATTGGTTGTAACATACCCTTACAGAAAGTTATTTTTGTAGGCTTAGCTTTTTCTTAATGTCATCTTGCGAAGGGTATGCACTATGCAGAGCTGTCCAAATCATTGGGATAATGGACAGCACTATCTATGCTAGTCTGAGACCCCTCGTTACCGTTGGGCATCAAAAGAATACCCCTCAGTATCTTAACAGTAAGTAAGACATTCTTGGATTTATTATTTGTCTTCCTTTATACTCTTTAGTTTTGCAAGTACTAAAGTTGAAATTTATTTGGACATTCTTGGAGTATTTTGTCTCCAACATGGATTCACTGTGTTCTTTTGTTCCTATATATAATCTAATGGAATAGCTTTTCAAATATTTATTATTAGTAAGCTTTAACATCAGTAAAGTATTTATTACTATAATATAATATGAGAAAAACAAATTGTTAATAGCTATTAAAATATTTGTAGAATATGAGATTTGGAATTTACCTGGTCATCTCAGAACTCTCCACGAATTCAGCACATACTCTCTTCAAACTAAGACTTGTTGGCATGTTTGGTctacaaaaaaaataattagaaaAGGTCAGGTGTTATGTAATGAGGATTTTTCTTTCTTGTGTATGATCTTTTTCTTCAATCCTTTGCAGTGACCAAACCAGCGCGAATGCCATAAACTAATCCTAGATCTCCTTTAGTTAATTTCTGGATAACATATAGCGCGTCAGGTTAGTAAACAATTCATGGACTTCCTCAGGTTGGTAAATTCATTTTCCTTTGCTGGTCTAACAAGCATGATCCATGTATATGAACCTCTCCATACAAAATTATTTCTACTTTGCTCACATGCCATCCATGTACATGAACCCCTTCATACAAAATTCGTTTTCTAACAAGCATGATACATGTACATGTGACTTTAATGTCTCCTCTGCTCACATGTTTTTTTTCTACCAGCAGACTGAGAATCATTAAGAAGCAACTCATTTAAATCAGGTCTATATGAAGGGATGGGCATACCTGTTGAGTGCCGACGAAGATCCGAGCACAGTAGCGGCACGGAGACCTCAGCACTTAACGTGACGGAGCAGAGGGAGGACCAGTGAAGCCTGCGTGTGGTGTGGCGTCGTGACGTCTAGTGTCGTCGACAATCTTGTGGAGTAGGGCGGCGCAAACGGCGGTGGTGGAAAGTCAGCCTGGTGTGACGGAGCACAGACAGTCTGGCAGCTTGCCGTCCGGCGTCGTCCAGGTTGTCTCGTGCCAATTTGATCTTCACATCACCGGCAAAGGGAAGGCCGGGAGGTCTCCACACCGAAGCCGAAGGATGCACGCATGGTGGCTCGCGGCAGCGTGGAAGCGGCAGCCAGGTGCGCCGGGCGGTGCTTTGAAAGATCGGAGGGACGTCGAGGCTCGGTCTTGGCAACCGATTGAAGGAAAGTGGCGTGGGCGAGAGTCGTGCGTTCGCGAGTCTCGGTTGCGGAGACCGTGGCTGACTCGTGGTTTCCTTAATAACTCTCCACGTAATAACCTATTGGGCCTTGATCATAGTGGGCCTTGATATTATTTGTTTTACTTTGTAACAGGTGGATGAGTGAGAGTGAATTtgagatttttttttagaaaatgaagcAATATAACCAAGGTTTGATTTCAGTTTCCAATTTGACGAGAGTAATGTAACCAAGGTTTGAGAATAATATAATCAAGGTTTAGAAAATTGTGGACGAGAGTTTGATTTCTGTTCTTTTGCTCATGTCTTGCCTTCGCCAGCTGTGGGTGTTCCCAATTTGATGGAAtgcaaggctttgtttagatacacccaaaactttacaaggtttcccatcacatcgaatcttacggcacatgcatggaacattaaatatacataaaaaagttaactaattgcacaatttatctgtaaattgcgagacgaatcttttgatcctagttaatcgacaatatttgccacaaacaaacgaaaatactacagtagcaaaacccaaaatcttttcgcttcTAAACAAGGCTAGCAAATTAGGTTGCCAGCTTGGTAATTGCTTTTGAATCAAATTGGGAGCTCTCTCTTATCATTGTACCTAATTGTGCAGCGTCGATACATTCATTTGTATCAAACATGTTGATTTGAAGAATCTAAGTACAACAATATACTAATGTTTaatcacaaatacttcttcatcTACCTCTTCAATATTGCAACCATTAACGTAACTAATAACACCCTGGTTGTTTGACATTGCTGCACATTCTTCGTATTCAAGCCGCTTGACCTCATTAGCTCGAGCGCTGAGTGCAATTTTAATTTGGTCATTGTAACAAGCGAAGTTTCGCATTTCGTCCCTGATAGCTGCAAGATAAATGTTAGACGTCTTTAACAAGATCTTTAGAATTATTTTTTAGGATGATGTTTAATATTATAATTAGGGTCGAGAAAGTTACCTCTTAGAGATGCAAAAATAGGACAATAATCCCATGGTCCCACAAAAATCATAGAACTATGTTCTGACATTATCAAACAACCTATGAAATGTTTTGATGCTTATTAATTATCTGGTCCGTAATACTAAATTTAATTATGTTCATATCAACTTACGTGCATAAGAATCCACAACCACATTAATGGCAATGACAAAATAGTTTTCAGTACCGGCTGAAAAAAACATATGGTAGTTTTCTTCAGCATCGTACGTGAACACACGGAGAAATCCAATCCGGCTGCATAATAAAATAGTAATTGTTACTACAATTACAATGATTAGACAAAATACATAAACGTTAAAAagattattttttaaataaGTATATACCTATTATCTTTGAGTACAAGCTCCCTAAATGAATTAGGAAACAAGGTCTGGCAATCCCACGACCCGACATGAGCCACAACCGCTATTAAATCAACTTGTGAGTTGTTTGGAGAGCTCAATGCATCTTCCAATGATACGAAAGATGCAGCATATATAGCCATAATGTGTAATGCTATAAAAGAATTGGTCAGTACGAACatgtattttttatttaaaacatATAGATTGCATTTGCATCTGAGGCAAAGGTTACATTTGCATTTGAATTAAATCAAAAGTAAATTTCCACACTACTTGACgtcatattttcaaaagaacagAGCCTAAAACATAAGATTGAATAGACTCAGAAAATATAGTTAAATTAAATGGAAAGGTATAAGAATAGAGGCTAAATAGCCAAAGGTGAGTTGACTGTGTTGTTGATTTGTTCCACGGACTATGGACCAGTCGCCTTCGCGTGCACGAGTGAAGGAAGCACCACGCCGAGGGCACCATGGCCTATGCGGTATTGCGGTCACCGTGGAACAGAGGAAAAAGCTAGAGACCACAGAGGGCGAAGAGGCCTCGCGCAGAAAGGGTAAGAGCTCACCGCGAACTGATGGCGATGTTCTTGTCGCCGGCTCGGCACGGAGAGAGAGGATGCGCAGGGTGGCGATGTAGAGTAGGAGAATGAGAGAAAACTCCCTTTTAATGACAGAGGAGAGAGCAGAGTCGCAAGAGTTGAGGGAGGCGAGAGAGGACCGTGGAGCGGCAGCGGCTGGCTTGGTCCGCGTAGAGCCGgtcgcgcggcggccggcggtaTCGGTCACGACCCGGCCGTGACGGATGGATAGGAAGGAGGAGCCGGAGGAAAGAGATAAGCCTGACGTGTGGTGTCAACTAATCAGCAAGAG encodes:
- the LOC110433110 gene encoding uncharacterized protein LOC110433110: MAIYAASFVSLEDALSSPNNSQVDLIAVVAHVGSWDCQTLFPNSFRELVLKDNSRIGFLRVFTYDAEENYHMFFSAGTENYFVIAINVVVDSYARCLIMSEHSSMIFVGPWDYCPIFASLRAIRDEMRNFACYNDQIKIALSARANEVKRLEYEECAAMSNNQGVISYVNGCNIEEVDEEVFVIKH